One segment of Cytophagia bacterium CHB2 DNA contains the following:
- a CDS encoding GWxTD domain-containing protein, with translation MKTFTFSLLFSLLTFASAQAQGYIFAATDQPDFRFETYNLGAADTAQSRLQAFVSIIYDDLEFAPVSGGYEANYVIALTVSNKDGQALTRDELTERVHLNSLAETNSKRTYNFHDFAFDLPPGEYQVTCVVTDQVSKSSSQKIHSKKLRDFTAAAGPLEISEAFLAEQAVQSGERSLMIRPGLYENTTAPNREAFIYFEIYNHVPQAPVVLRQTILNRQKEKLLDQQREWPRQGGKQYVVLPIWTDTLPYGSYEIVMEVQSAGIQKTVSTNLRVSWDGIPSTGIHLGQALRVAQSVATGEEKLALEKALISAIAEQRQALSTFWGKRDKSPDTAENEAMTEFYRRFEIANEKFSGSKEGWQTDRGQTFLKYGAPDEIELYSRAAAAQPYQLWHYRKLNWTFKFVDEEGLGEFELASHGQK, from the coding sequence TTGAAGACTTTCACTTTTTCATTGTTGTTTTCGCTGCTCACATTCGCCTCGGCGCAGGCGCAAGGTTATATTTTTGCCGCCACCGATCAGCCGGATTTTCGCTTCGAAACTTATAATCTCGGCGCGGCCGACACGGCGCAAAGCCGGTTGCAAGCGTTTGTCAGCATTATTTATGATGATCTGGAATTCGCGCCGGTCAGCGGCGGCTATGAAGCGAACTATGTCATCGCGCTCACCGTGTCCAATAAAGACGGGCAAGCTCTCACGCGCGATGAACTGACGGAACGTGTTCACCTCAACAGCCTGGCAGAAACGAATTCCAAGCGTACCTATAACTTTCATGATTTCGCGTTTGACTTGCCGCCGGGCGAGTATCAAGTCACGTGCGTGGTGACGGATCAGGTGAGCAAATCTTCCTCGCAAAAGATTCATTCGAAAAAACTGCGCGATTTCACCGCAGCAGCTGGGCCGCTTGAAATCAGCGAGGCCTTTCTCGCCGAGCAAGCGGTGCAAAGCGGCGAACGCAGCCTGATGATCCGTCCCGGACTTTATGAAAACACCACAGCGCCGAATCGCGAGGCATTCATTTACTTTGAAATTTATAACCACGTGCCGCAGGCGCCGGTGGTTTTGCGGCAAACGATCTTGAATCGCCAAAAGGAAAAGTTACTCGATCAACAGCGGGAATGGCCGCGCCAGGGCGGAAAACAATACGTCGTGCTGCCCATTTGGACCGATACGCTGCCCTACGGATCCTATGAAATCGTGATGGAGGTGCAAAGCGCAGGCATCCAAAAAACCGTTTCCACAAATTTGCGCGTGTCGTGGGACGGTATTCCCAGCACCGGCATTCATTTGGGGCAGGCGTTGCGCGTGGCGCAATCTGTCGCCACCGGTGAGGAGAAACTGGCCCTGGAAAAAGCTTTAATATCAGCCATCGCCGAGCAACGCCAGGCGTTGTCCACGTTCTGGGGCAAGCGCGATAAGAGTCCGGACACGGCTGAGAACGAAGCCATGACGGAGTTTTACCGGCGTTTTGAAATTGCCAATGAAAAATTCAGCGGGTCAAAGGAAGGCTGGCAAACCGATCGCGGCCAGACGTTTCTCAAATACGGCGCGCCGGATGAGATCGAGCTGTATTCCCGCGCCGCAGCCGCTCAGCCGTATCAACTTTGGCATTATCGCAAGCTCAACTGGACGTTTAAGTTCGTTGATGAGGAGGGTCTGGGAGAGTTCGAACTGGCGAGCCACGGGCAGAAATAA
- a CDS encoding SAM-dependent DNA methyltransferase — protein sequence MEKQVVSKYRVTNHGEVFTRKREVNAMLDLVKQETERIESRFLEPACGTGNFLAEILERKLRVVTERYRKSQLEFERNAVLAVSSIYGIDILQDNVAECRKRLFGIFERIYSSLYKTTAKDECRNAVKYILERNIIWGDALTLKTVDDNPRPIVFSEWSPVNGSMLKRRDFTFHNLLHESMNEPPVISDLGEGVFIPRPEKEYPLMRFLEIGDVEQA from the coding sequence ATAGAAAAACAGGTTGTCTCAAAATATCGTGTGACCAATCATGGCGAAGTTTTTACGCGCAAGCGGGAAGTCAACGCCATGCTCGATCTGGTTAAGCAGGAGACAGAACGCATTGAATCGCGTTTTCTGGAGCCTGCTTGTGGGACGGGGAATTTTCTGGCTGAAATTCTCGAACGCAAGCTGCGTGTCGTTACAGAACGCTACCGCAAAAGCCAGTTGGAATTTGAGCGCAATGCGGTGCTTGCTGTCTCCAGCATTTATGGCATCGATATTTTGCAGGATAACGTTGCAGAATGCCGCAAGCGCCTTTTTGGCATCTTTGAGCGCATTTACAGCAGCCTTTACAAAACAACAGCAAAAGACGAATGCCGGAATGCGGTCAAGTATATTCTGGAGCGCAATATTATCTGGGGTGATGCACTCACTCTCAAAACGGTGGACGATAACCCGCGGCCGATTGTTTTTTCCGAATGGTCACCGGTCAACGGCAGCATGCTCAAACGCCGCGATTTCACCTTCCATAATCTGCTCCATGAATCCATGAATGAGCCGCCCGTGATTTCGGATTTGGGTGAGGGCGTATTTATCCCGAGGCCGGAAAAGGAATATCCACTAATGCGCTTTCTGGAGATTGGCGATGTTGAACAGGCCTAA